The sequence ATTATATTTCACAGCATCCACATGAATCCCTCTACCAAATTGTAATGATCCAATCACAATACAAGTTTTCAAACCAAATGTGATTGATGAACTATCTATACTAGAATGTTTCTTGAAATCACAATACAACTTCAAAACTTCATTATGATGACCAGTTCTGAAATACCCAACTAAGGTTGAATTCCAAAGAGATTGGCTTTTGTTTGCAATTGTGTTGAAAACCCTTTTTGATTCAGTTAAGTTATCAAACTTTGCATAACAAACTAATAGTTTAGAACTCAAGAAGACATGGTTTTTTAAACCTGAAGTTATAATGTGAGCATGAACTTTTTTCAGAGAATTTATATCTTTACAGGATTCTCCTTTTAAGTATGAGACAAGTTTATCTGAAAGCAAGCGTTCTGGATGATGTTTTTCGGTAGAAGAATAATGGAGAACTTTGATCAGAGTAGATGCGAAATTGGATAACCAAATGACAAAATAAGCATCTTCGTTTTTCATGAACGCACTTTTGGGGACTTCTCGGGGAGTAGACCATTTATGGTCATGGGATATAGGGTGCCCTCTTAGGGCATCACTATTTTACTTTTTGATATGTGCCGTGTTGCCCTCACACATATGAGcctaattttttagatttttgttagagAGAGCAAAATATGATCGGACAAGAGTAAAAATGGTACTCAATTGGACCGATCCAAACTATTTGAGTGAGTTGGACTATAATATTCTTGCTTAAACGCCAACTTTCTACGATGACAATCATTTTTTTCAGTTATTTATCAGGAATTATCCTTGCTAGTATTAATTTTGGGATTAATTCGCAtcactctttttcttttttgaagggaGAGTTGCGAAACGAGAAAGAAATCATCGTCGCCTTATCTCGTTGTATGATAgttatttttatgattttggaAGATCTATTGGAGATGTATGCTTTGTTTAATTTGg comes from Papaver somniferum cultivar HN1 chromosome 7, ASM357369v1, whole genome shotgun sequence and encodes:
- the LOC113296131 gene encoding putative pentatricopeptide repeat-containing protein At3g13770, mitochondrial, which translates into the protein MKNEDAYFVIWLSNFASTLIKVLHYSSTEKHHPERLLSDKLVSYLKGESCKDINSLKKVHAHIITSGLKNHVFLSSKLLVCYAKFDNLTESKRVFNTIANKSQSLWNSTLVGYFRTGHHNEVLKLYCDFKKHSSIDSSSITFGLKTCIVIGSLQFGRGIHVDAVKYNLQRNGFVGSTLIGFYSKYGCITDARQVFDEISERDVVVYTAMVTGYAAQVSDSYYGYEAFEVARLMQKEDGLDPNKVTLVSLLQAAANVEAYKEGRAVHGYAIRRKIDSFDEILETSLMDMYSKCRDLKMS